In Prescottella soli, a genomic segment contains:
- a CDS encoding ABC transporter family substrate-binding protein, with translation MGRRVVGAVAVGMVLTAAACTANPPPPVESTDSPKPTTAVPTKNTVFVAIDDVGIGFNPHLLADQSPANSAVSSLVLPSPFRPVLDPARPGVTDWVLDPSVLVSATVNPPAPDAPSSITYQLRNEAQWSDGAPIAAEDFRYLWQQMISQPGVVDPAGYGLIEDVESSGGGKTVTVKLSAPYPAWRELFTDLLPSHLVKDTPGGFARGLSDNIPVSGGRFHIKSVDRGRDEIVLERNDRFWDTPAKPDQILMRRGGSPAQLADSMRSGDAQVARVHGSGATHAQLSVIPDVRTGTELQPRVLSMTLNGRVPELADAQVRKGLLGLVDPNLLATVGAGSESSAVPARAQVLSPSDPGYAPTAPPQPTREQASGLLGAAGYQLVPNVTQDIDPETQTRGRMMRGDAQLTMVIGAPANDDIAIAVANTVADQWRGAGIAASVRAMRAEDLYGDALASGEVDALVGWERAGSDPATSLASRFGCLPSTLPVATPEPSSEPSSTPDAGPTRRAPSNLSGLCDPTLQPAIDEALRGRADTARVIADAEPRLWDLAVTLPVMQDNTVVAAGPGVLGVALTGPVQVGIFADAAMWTRTSK, from the coding sequence ATGGGCCGACGCGTCGTCGGGGCCGTCGCGGTCGGCATGGTGCTGACCGCCGCCGCCTGCACCGCCAACCCGCCGCCGCCGGTCGAGAGCACCGACAGCCCCAAGCCCACGACGGCGGTCCCCACCAAGAACACCGTCTTCGTCGCGATCGACGACGTGGGCATCGGGTTCAACCCGCACCTGCTCGCCGATCAGTCGCCCGCGAACTCGGCGGTGAGCTCGCTGGTGCTGCCCAGCCCGTTCCGCCCGGTGCTGGACCCGGCGCGGCCGGGCGTCACCGACTGGGTGCTCGATCCGTCGGTGCTGGTGTCGGCGACGGTCAACCCGCCGGCGCCCGATGCGCCGTCGTCGATCACCTACCAGTTGCGCAACGAGGCCCAGTGGTCCGACGGTGCACCGATCGCGGCCGAGGACTTCCGGTACCTGTGGCAGCAGATGATCAGCCAGCCCGGGGTCGTCGACCCCGCCGGATACGGGTTGATCGAGGACGTCGAGTCGTCCGGGGGCGGCAAGACCGTGACCGTGAAGCTGTCCGCGCCGTACCCGGCGTGGCGGGAACTGTTCACCGACCTGCTGCCGTCGCACCTGGTGAAGGACACGCCGGGTGGGTTCGCGCGGGGCCTGTCCGACAACATCCCGGTGTCGGGTGGACGGTTCCACATCAAGTCCGTCGACCGCGGCCGGGACGAGATCGTGCTCGAGCGCAACGACCGGTTCTGGGACACCCCGGCCAAACCCGACCAGATCCTCATGCGCCGAGGCGGGTCGCCCGCCCAGCTCGCCGACTCCATGCGTTCGGGCGACGCGCAGGTCGCGCGCGTGCACGGCAGCGGCGCGACGCACGCGCAGCTGTCGGTGATCCCCGACGTCCGCACGGGCACCGAGTTGCAGCCGCGGGTGCTGTCGATGACCCTCAACGGTCGTGTCCCCGAGCTCGCCGATGCGCAGGTGCGCAAGGGCCTGCTCGGGCTGGTCGACCCGAACCTGCTCGCCACGGTGGGCGCGGGTAGCGAGTCGTCGGCGGTGCCGGCGCGAGCGCAGGTGCTCTCCCCGTCCGACCCCGGGTACGCCCCGACGGCCCCGCCCCAGCCGACCCGCGAGCAGGCGTCCGGGCTGCTGGGAGCAGCCGGCTACCAGCTCGTCCCGAACGTCACCCAGGACATCGACCCCGAGACCCAGACGCGGGGTCGGATGATGCGCGGTGACGCGCAGTTGACGATGGTGATCGGCGCCCCCGCGAACGACGACATCGCGATCGCCGTCGCGAACACCGTCGCGGATCAGTGGCGCGGCGCCGGGATCGCCGCGTCGGTCCGGGCGATGCGCGCCGAGGATCTCTACGGTGACGCGCTGGCGTCCGGGGAGGTCGACGCGCTGGTCGGGTGGGAGCGCGCCGGCTCGGATCCGGCGACGTCACTCGCGTCCCGCTTCGGGTGCCTGCCGTCGACGCTGCCGGTAGCGACGCCCGAGCCGTCGTCGGAGCCGTCGTCGACCCCCGATGCCGGGCCGACGCGACGTGCCCCGAGCAACTTGTCGGGTCTGTGTGATCCGACGCTGCAACCCGCGATCGACGAGGCGCTGCGCGGTCGGGCCGACACGGCCCGGGTGATCGCGGACGCCGAGCCGCGACTGTGGGACCTGGCGGTGACGCTGCCGGTGATGCAGGACAACACCGTCGTCGCCGCGGGCCCCGGAGTGCTGGGTGTCGCGTTGACCGGTCCGGTGCAGGTCGGGATCTTCGCGGATGCCGCCATGTGGACCCGGACGTCGAAGTGA
- a CDS encoding Rv1157c family protein has protein sequence MRRAVTACAVAAAAALAVPANAAAQPTPPGIPEGVSIDALASLAPAILGAAAAPPDLNDVDAKADLLAQARALLEGANLPPELKSTLERVITFLDGSGGGGPEIPKDGPVIAQFLYPTIGKGCIAPSSDSVGTALAVPGPAHLPPPGPAAGQAGFVFTALGTAKAAPNQGMTVTWINVDNGRRETQNLTTEARINPDGPATLSAIANTGPGRVLAVISGSLTTEPEGAAPITCNFLPTVGMFTVA, from the coding sequence ATGCGACGAGCAGTCACCGCGTGTGCAGTTGCGGCCGCCGCCGCGCTCGCTGTCCCGGCCAATGCGGCCGCACAGCCGACGCCTCCCGGCATCCCCGAGGGCGTCTCGATCGATGCGCTGGCCTCCCTCGCCCCCGCCATCCTCGGCGCGGCCGCAGCCCCGCCGGACCTCAACGACGTCGATGCCAAGGCCGATCTGCTGGCACAGGCCCGCGCCCTGCTCGAGGGTGCGAACCTGCCGCCGGAGCTCAAGTCCACGCTCGAGCGCGTCATCACCTTCCTCGACGGCAGCGGCGGCGGCGGACCCGAGATCCCCAAGGACGGCCCGGTCATCGCGCAGTTCCTCTACCCCACCATCGGCAAGGGCTGCATCGCCCCGTCGAGCGATTCCGTCGGCACCGCGCTCGCGGTCCCCGGCCCGGCGCACCTGCCCCCGCCCGGACCGGCCGCCGGCCAGGCCGGCTTCGTCTTCACCGCGCTCGGCACCGCGAAGGCGGCCCCGAACCAGGGCATGACGGTCACGTGGATCAACGTCGACAACGGTCGTCGCGAGACGCAGAACCTCACCACCGAGGCGCGGATCAACCCGGACGGTCCGGCCACGCTGTCGGCGATCGCCAACACCGGCCCCGGACGTGTCCTCGCGGTCATCTCCGGCTCGCTGACCACCGAACCCGAGGGCGCCGCACCGATCACGTGCAACTTCCTGCCGACCGTCGGAATGTTCACGGTCGCGTAA
- a CDS encoding MarR family winged helix-turn-helix transcriptional regulator translates to MFEADGTQTEIEYELTLLSRYHALARQRGGQKLDRSAYLILARLELEPPMSLKELSEAFRLDISTINRQVGALERRGYVERLADPDGGAARKITPTRAGLDQLHEDRDLNRRGIGTVLDGWSDEDVVELRNVLARFNSDVERLEGRSWPRPFGEWRPNEN, encoded by the coding sequence GTGTTCGAGGCGGACGGGACGCAGACGGAGATCGAGTACGAGTTGACGCTGCTGTCCCGGTACCACGCGCTGGCTCGTCAGCGCGGAGGTCAGAAGCTCGACCGGTCGGCCTACCTGATCCTTGCCCGCCTCGAACTGGAACCGCCGATGAGCCTCAAGGAACTTTCGGAGGCGTTCCGGCTCGACATCTCGACCATCAATCGGCAGGTCGGGGCCCTCGAACGGCGCGGCTACGTCGAGCGTCTGGCCGATCCCGACGGCGGCGCCGCACGCAAGATCACGCCGACGCGGGCCGGGCTCGATCAGCTGCACGAGGACCGCGACCTCAACCGCCGCGGCATCGGAACCGTGCTCGACGGCTGGTCGGACGAGGACGTCGTGGAACTGCGCAACGTCCTGGCCCGATTCAACAGCGACGTCGAGCGCCTCGAGGGTCGGTCCTGGCCGCGGCCCTTCGGGGAGTGGCGTCCGAACGAGAACTAG
- a CDS encoding LuxR C-terminal-related transcriptional regulator, translated as MSTYQAGSARDRVSALARAGLPWTEFGEQALAVLTKAVPFDSACFGTVDPTTTLVTGSVKAGLPEPCEAEFARHEYIEDDVSLFADLARRNGDVSVLHEETGGDPRRSSRFRELFEPTFGLGHEMRVMLRTGGVVWGALAIYRRAGASGFSPAEADFLGGLSGQLAVGVRAGLIADALPGREIADAQAGPAVLTFDHHNALSQATLAAQVRVDELGGSMWGELPQSVLATVSATRALIAGRTGTVPRMRVRSRTGEWLAVHGAPLAGRDGCPSQIVVTIERAGAPEVVPLVVAAFGLTPRERDVVDCVLRGATTAEIAKGLHLSPYTVQDHLKIVFDKAGVSSRRELTARVYFDHYAPRKHCRLGPSGWFVEDA; from the coding sequence ATGAGTACCTACCAGGCAGGATCTGCCCGGGATCGGGTGAGCGCACTGGCCCGCGCGGGGTTGCCGTGGACGGAGTTCGGTGAGCAGGCGCTCGCGGTACTCACCAAGGCGGTGCCGTTCGACTCCGCGTGCTTCGGCACGGTCGATCCGACGACGACGTTGGTCACCGGGTCCGTCAAAGCCGGCCTGCCCGAGCCGTGCGAAGCCGAGTTCGCTCGCCACGAATACATCGAGGACGACGTCAGCCTCTTCGCGGATCTCGCCCGGCGGAACGGCGACGTGAGCGTCCTGCACGAGGAGACAGGCGGTGACCCGCGGCGAAGTTCCCGGTTCCGGGAACTGTTCGAGCCGACGTTCGGGTTGGGGCACGAGATGCGCGTGATGCTCCGGACCGGTGGGGTCGTCTGGGGTGCGCTGGCGATCTACCGCCGCGCGGGCGCGAGTGGGTTCAGCCCGGCCGAGGCGGATTTCCTCGGTGGGCTGTCCGGCCAGTTGGCGGTGGGCGTTCGGGCGGGACTCATCGCCGACGCGCTGCCGGGCCGCGAGATCGCGGACGCGCAGGCCGGTCCGGCGGTGCTCACGTTCGATCACCACAACGCGCTGTCCCAGGCCACTCTGGCCGCGCAGGTACGCGTCGACGAACTGGGCGGAAGCATGTGGGGTGAGCTGCCGCAGTCGGTACTCGCGACGGTGTCCGCGACGCGCGCGCTCATTGCCGGACGGACGGGAACCGTGCCGCGAATGCGGGTCCGTTCCCGGACCGGGGAGTGGCTGGCCGTCCACGGTGCGCCGCTCGCCGGGCGTGACGGCTGTCCGTCGCAGATCGTCGTCACCATCGAACGGGCCGGTGCGCCCGAGGTGGTGCCGCTCGTGGTCGCTGCGTTCGGCCTGACGCCCCGCGAGCGAGACGTCGTCGACTGTGTCTTGCGGGGGGCCACCACGGCGGAGATCGCGAAGGGCCTGCATCTGTCGCCGTACACGGTGCAGGACCATCTCAAGATCGTCTTCGACAAGGCCGGCGTCTCGAGCCGCCGGGAGTTGACCGCACGGGTGTACTTCGACCACTACGCGCCCCGCAAGCACTGTCGGCTCGGGCCGTCCGGGTGGTTCGTGGAGGACGCCTGA
- a CDS encoding FAD-binding oxidoreductase has translation MTYTPIHLDTARPAVRLDAGTWNGLAADLDGRLDLPDSPDWPTVAQAWNLSIAQRPAAVVTATNTADVVKAVRFAAAHRIRVSAQPSGHGATRALDDTVLVRTAALDDIWIDTAARTARVGAGVKWGALQSALDGTGLTGLVGSNPDVSVVGFCLGGGLSWLTRPHGPGSGSLSAVELVDAQGVHRWVSDDESPELMWALRGGGGEFGIVTAVEIDLFPAPAITGGRLAFPAAEARSLLRAVTALTEVAPAELTVWASIMHFPPIPDLPEEIRGQSFCFVDTLLLGPPEALAAHLSPIRAAGAVLRDTVRPLQPSEIAGVCEEPVDPSPGVHSSMMLKALDDAVVDLVVDRAGTPGATPLTQVQFRHLGGPARTGRAGAVDLRRDGAEFAVMTLTLAPVPELLDAGAAAMADLFDELSPWCAGPTVPTLLGPGESPERAYDAPTLAALRRLKEATDPSYVVRGNYPLHGH, from the coding sequence ATGACATACACGCCGATCCACCTCGACACCGCCCGCCCGGCCGTCCGTCTCGACGCCGGAACCTGGAACGGTCTCGCCGCCGATCTCGACGGCCGGCTCGACCTGCCCGACTCCCCCGACTGGCCGACCGTGGCGCAGGCCTGGAACCTGAGCATCGCCCAGCGCCCGGCCGCGGTGGTGACCGCCACGAACACCGCCGACGTCGTCAAGGCCGTGCGTTTCGCGGCCGCCCACCGCATCCGGGTGTCCGCGCAGCCGAGCGGCCACGGCGCGACCCGGGCCCTCGACGACACGGTCCTGGTCCGGACCGCGGCGCTCGACGACATCTGGATCGACACCGCGGCACGCACCGCCCGCGTCGGGGCGGGCGTGAAGTGGGGTGCGCTGCAGTCGGCCCTCGACGGCACCGGTCTGACCGGGCTCGTCGGCTCCAACCCGGACGTCTCCGTCGTCGGCTTCTGCCTGGGCGGTGGCCTGTCGTGGCTCACGCGCCCCCACGGGCCGGGCTCGGGATCGCTGTCGGCGGTCGAACTGGTCGACGCGCAGGGCGTCCACCGCTGGGTCAGTGACGACGAGTCGCCCGAGCTGATGTGGGCGCTGCGGGGTGGCGGCGGCGAATTCGGCATCGTCACCGCCGTCGAGATCGACCTGTTCCCGGCGCCCGCGATCACCGGCGGACGGCTCGCCTTCCCCGCGGCCGAGGCACGATCGCTGCTGCGGGCGGTCACCGCGCTGACCGAGGTCGCGCCGGCGGAGCTGACGGTGTGGGCGTCGATCATGCACTTCCCGCCGATCCCGGACCTGCCCGAGGAGATCCGGGGACAGTCGTTCTGCTTCGTCGACACGTTGCTGCTCGGTCCGCCCGAGGCCCTCGCGGCGCACCTGTCCCCGATCCGGGCGGCCGGCGCCGTCCTGCGCGACACGGTCCGACCGCTGCAGCCGAGTGAGATCGCTGGGGTGTGTGAGGAGCCCGTCGACCCGTCTCCCGGCGTCCATTCGTCGATGATGCTCAAAGCACTCGACGACGCCGTCGTCGACCTCGTCGTGGATCGTGCCGGGACGCCCGGCGCGACACCGCTGACCCAGGTCCAGTTCCGGCATCTGGGTGGCCCCGCCCGAACGGGTCGGGCCGGCGCCGTGGATCTGCGTCGAGACGGCGCGGAGTTCGCGGTGATGACGTTGACGCTCGCTCCCGTCCCCGAGCTGCTCGACGCCGGTGCCGCAGCCATGGCGGACCTGTTCGACGAGCTCTCCCCCTGGTGCGCCGGTCCGACCGTCCCGACGCTGCTCGGCCCCGGCGAGTCGCCGGAACGCGCGTACGACGCGCCCACCCTGGCGGCGCTGCGCCGGCTCAAGGAGGCCACCGACCCGTCGTACGTGGTGCGCGGCAACTACCCGCTGCACGGACACTGA
- a CDS encoding (deoxy)nucleoside triphosphate pyrophosphohydrolase has product MIREREVVAAAMIRDGRLLLAQRTRPVELAGLWELPGGKVEPDESPADAVRRELREELGVEAVAGARIGADVPLRDGMVLRAYRAELVSGTPRALDHAALCWVDARELLEVDLVDNDRGWVPELVALLDE; this is encoded by the coding sequence ATGATCCGGGAGCGCGAGGTCGTCGCGGCCGCGATGATCCGGGACGGGCGACTGCTGCTCGCGCAGCGCACGCGGCCGGTGGAATTGGCCGGATTGTGGGAGTTGCCGGGCGGCAAGGTCGAGCCCGACGAGTCGCCGGCCGACGCGGTACGCCGCGAACTGCGCGAGGAACTGGGCGTCGAGGCGGTCGCGGGGGCGCGGATCGGGGCGGACGTTCCCCTCCGTGACGGAATGGTGCTGCGCGCGTACCGTGCCGAACTCGTCAGCGGGACGCCCCGGGCGCTGGACCACGCAGCGCTGTGCTGGGTCGACGCAAGGGAACTGCTCGAGGTCGACCTCGTCGACAACGATCGCGGCTGGGTTCCGGAACTCGTGGCACTGCTCGACGAGTGA
- a CDS encoding 4a-hydroxytetrahydrobiopterin dehydratase → MAELLSDTEIDTALTNLSHWSRDGGALTRTVTSATFPDAIALVDRVAEVAESINHHPDIDIRWRKVTYSLSTHAVGGITKFDLELARRIDELAESA, encoded by the coding sequence ATGGCCGAGTTGCTGTCCGACACCGAGATCGACACCGCACTCACGAATCTCTCGCACTGGAGCCGCGACGGCGGCGCGCTGACCCGGACCGTCACGTCTGCGACGTTCCCGGACGCGATCGCCCTGGTCGACCGGGTCGCGGAGGTCGCCGAGTCGATCAACCACCACCCCGACATCGACATCCGCTGGCGCAAGGTCACGTATTCGCTCTCGACGCACGCCGTCGGCGGGATCACGAAATTCGATCTGGAGCTGGCTCGACGGATCGACGAACTGGCCGAGTCGGCATAG
- a CDS encoding alkylmercury lyase produces MKVEILYFDGCPNWREAGARVRHAAVAAALPEPEITYRRVETDAEAAALPFAGSPTILIDGADAFGGEPVPRLACRVYPTPGGPAGLPTVGQLTDAFLDHT; encoded by the coding sequence ATGAAGGTCGAGATCCTGTACTTCGACGGGTGCCCAAATTGGCGGGAGGCGGGTGCGCGCGTGAGGCACGCGGCGGTGGCCGCGGCACTCCCGGAGCCCGAGATCACCTATCGGCGCGTCGAGACTGACGCGGAGGCAGCCGCGCTGCCGTTCGCCGGTTCACCGACGATCCTGATCGACGGCGCCGACGCCTTCGGCGGCGAACCGGTGCCGCGGCTCGCGTGCCGGGTCTACCCGACGCCGGGCGGGCCGGCGGGCCTGCCGACGGTCGGGCAACTGACCGACGCGTTCCTCGACCACACGTAG
- the typA gene encoding translational GTPase TypA: MSTTNFRNVAIVAHVDHGKTTLVDAMLRQSGAFAERAELVDRVMDSGDLEREKGITILAKNTAVHRHNQDGTVTVINVIDTPGHADFGGEVERGLSMVDGVVLLVDASEGPLPQTRFVLRKALSASLPVIIVVNKTDRPDARIEEVVTEAQDLLLDLASDLDDEAAAAAEALLDLPVLYASGREGKASMNRPEDGQAPDTENLDVLFNVLMEHVPAPKGDSAAPLQAHVTNLDASDFLGRLALVRIHNGELRKGQNVAWMHADGVKNVKITELLKTVGVNREPGEVAVAGDIVAVAGIPEIMIGDTLADIENPVALPTITVDEPAISVVIGTNTSPLVGRVKGHKLTARMVKTRLDSELVGNVSLRVLDIGRPDAWEVQGRGELALAILVEQMRREGFELTVGKPQVVTKHVDGKLHEPFEELTIDTPEEHLGAITQLLANRKGKMVQMTNHGTGWVRMEFIVPSRGLIGFRTDFLTETRGTGIANAVSHGYAPWAGEIRARHTGSLVSDRTGSVTPFAMIQLADRGTFFVDPGSDTYEGMVVGINPRAEDLDINVTKEKKLTNMRSATADATETLAKPIELTLEAAMEFCAADECVEVTPEVVRVRKLHLSQTDRARERSRAKSRDKAAL, translated from the coding sequence GTGAGCACCACCAACTTCCGTAACGTCGCCATCGTCGCGCACGTCGACCATGGCAAGACCACCCTCGTCGACGCCATGCTGCGCCAGTCCGGCGCCTTCGCCGAGCGGGCCGAGCTGGTCGACCGCGTGATGGACTCCGGTGACCTCGAACGCGAGAAGGGCATCACCATCCTCGCGAAGAACACCGCCGTGCACCGTCACAACCAGGACGGCACCGTCACCGTCATCAACGTGATCGACACCCCGGGCCACGCCGACTTCGGTGGCGAGGTCGAGCGCGGCCTGTCGATGGTCGACGGCGTCGTGCTGCTCGTCGACGCGTCCGAGGGTCCGCTGCCGCAGACCCGTTTCGTGCTGCGCAAGGCGCTCTCCGCGTCGCTGCCGGTCATCATCGTCGTGAACAAGACGGACCGTCCCGACGCCCGCATCGAGGAGGTCGTCACCGAGGCGCAGGACCTGCTCCTGGACCTGGCGTCCGACCTCGACGACGAGGCCGCCGCTGCCGCCGAGGCGCTGCTCGACCTGCCGGTCCTGTACGCGTCGGGCCGCGAGGGCAAGGCGTCGATGAACCGTCCCGAGGACGGTCAGGCGCCCGACACCGAGAACCTCGACGTCCTGTTCAACGTCCTCATGGAGCACGTGCCGGCCCCCAAGGGTGATTCCGCCGCGCCGCTGCAGGCCCACGTCACCAACCTCGACGCCTCCGACTTCCTCGGTCGCCTCGCGCTGGTCCGCATCCACAACGGTGAGCTGCGCAAGGGCCAGAACGTCGCGTGGATGCACGCGGACGGCGTCAAGAACGTCAAGATCACCGAGCTGCTCAAGACGGTCGGCGTCAACCGCGAGCCCGGCGAGGTCGCCGTCGCCGGTGACATCGTCGCCGTCGCCGGTATCCCCGAGATCATGATCGGTGACACCCTCGCCGACATCGAGAACCCGGTCGCACTGCCGACGATCACCGTCGACGAGCCCGCGATCTCCGTCGTCATCGGCACCAACACGTCGCCGCTCGTGGGCCGCGTCAAGGGCCACAAGCTGACCGCTCGCATGGTCAAGACCCGCCTGGACTCCGAGCTGGTCGGCAACGTGTCGCTGCGCGTCCTCGACATCGGTCGCCCCGACGCGTGGGAGGTGCAGGGCCGCGGCGAGCTGGCGCTGGCCATCCTTGTCGAGCAGATGCGTCGTGAGGGCTTCGAGCTCACGGTCGGCAAGCCGCAGGTTGTCACCAAGCACGTCGACGGCAAGCTGCACGAGCCCTTCGAGGAGCTGACGATCGACACCCCCGAGGAGCACCTCGGCGCGATCACCCAGCTGCTGGCCAACCGCAAGGGCAAGATGGTCCAGATGACGAACCACGGCACCGGCTGGGTGCGGATGGAGTTCATCGTCCCGTCGCGTGGCCTGATCGGTTTCCGCACCGACTTCCTCACCGAGACCCGCGGCACCGGCATCGCCAACGCCGTCTCGCACGGCTACGCGCCGTGGGCCGGCGAGATCCGCGCCCGCCACACCGGCTCGCTGGTCTCCGACCGCACCGGCTCGGTGACCCCGTTCGCGATGATCCAGCTCGCCGACCGCGGCACGTTCTTCGTCGATCCGGGCTCGGACACGTACGAGGGCATGGTCGTGGGCATCAACCCGCGCGCCGAGGACCTCGACATCAATGTCACCAAGGAGAAGAAGCTCACCAACATGCGCTCGGCGACCGCCGACGCCACGGAGACCCTCGCCAAGCCGATCGAGCTGACGCTCGAGGCCGCGATGGAGTTCTGCGCCGCCGACGAGTGCGTCGAGGTCACTCCCGAGGTCGTCCGCGTGCGCAAGCTGCACCTGTCGCAGACCGACCGCGCACGCGAGCGTTCGCGCGCGAAGTCGCGTGACAAGGCCGCACTGTAA
- a CDS encoding mannosyltransferase — MTQHSRAERGSRIRAAYRGLVRWAPLVLAVAVSTRLLWTVLTPNGTNFVDLHVYVDGSAALLRGDLYGFTYSEQTPDFPLPFTYPPFAALVFLPLHYLPFGLVGFCWQLGTVLALFWVIRISLELLLGETARERHWQHVAMLWTAIGVWTEPVRTTLDYGQVNVFLVLGAMLAVRSTRWWVSGGIVGILAGIKLTPAVTGLYFLAQRRWRAAVFSAVAFAGTVGVSYLVISAQARDYFSSKFGDADRIGPVGSAWNQSLRGALSRLAGHDVGSGPVWIAGVVVAAALAFFAWSALARDDRLGTLLLVELFGLLVSPISWVHHWVWVLPMLIWLFYGPYRHLVGTRVVAACWLAVTVIGVPWVLHQFEGESISRAGALAWAGAVNVAGALVVFLWVGYAGRRYAAMPTRPVRRSVEPAPDRIS, encoded by the coding sequence GTGACTCAGCATTCACGTGCCGAGCGGGGATCGCGCATCCGCGCGGCGTACCGCGGGCTCGTCCGGTGGGCGCCGCTCGTACTCGCCGTGGCGGTATCGACGAGGCTGCTGTGGACCGTCCTCACGCCGAACGGCACGAATTTCGTCGACCTCCACGTCTATGTCGACGGTTCGGCGGCGCTGCTGCGGGGCGATCTCTACGGGTTCACCTACTCGGAGCAGACTCCGGATTTCCCGCTTCCGTTCACCTACCCGCCGTTCGCGGCACTGGTCTTCCTGCCACTGCACTACCTGCCGTTCGGGCTGGTCGGCTTCTGCTGGCAGTTGGGAACCGTCCTCGCGCTGTTCTGGGTGATCCGGATCAGCCTCGAGTTGCTGCTCGGCGAGACCGCCCGTGAGCGCCACTGGCAGCACGTCGCGATGTTGTGGACCGCGATCGGGGTGTGGACCGAACCGGTGCGCACGACCCTGGACTACGGCCAGGTCAACGTATTCCTGGTGCTCGGCGCGATGCTGGCCGTCCGCAGCACCCGTTGGTGGGTGTCCGGTGGAATCGTCGGCATCCTCGCCGGTATCAAGCTCACACCCGCCGTGACGGGGTTGTACTTCCTCGCACAGCGACGGTGGCGCGCCGCGGTGTTCTCCGCGGTGGCCTTCGCGGGGACCGTCGGTGTGAGCTACCTCGTGATCAGCGCCCAGGCGCGCGACTACTTCTCCTCCAAGTTCGGCGACGCCGACCGGATCGGCCCCGTCGGGTCGGCGTGGAACCAGTCGTTGCGCGGCGCACTCAGCCGCCTCGCCGGCCACGACGTGGGCTCCGGCCCGGTGTGGATCGCGGGGGTCGTGGTCGCGGCGGCGCTCGCCTTCTTCGCCTGGAGCGCGCTCGCCCGCGACGACCGGCTGGGCACGCTCCTGCTGGTGGAGTTGTTCGGGCTGCTGGTCTCGCCGATCTCGTGGGTCCACCACTGGGTGTGGGTGCTGCCGATGCTGATCTGGCTGTTCTACGGCCCCTACCGGCACCTCGTCGGCACCCGGGTCGTCGCGGCGTGCTGGCTCGCCGTCACGGTGATCGGCGTGCCCTGGGTCCTCCACCAGTTCGAGGGTGAGTCGATCTCCCGCGCCGGCGCCCTCGCGTGGGCGGGGGCGGTCAACGTCGCCGGCGCGCTCGTCGTCTTCCTGTGGGTCGGGTACGCGGGCCGCCGGTACGCGGCTATGCCGACTCGGCCAGTTCGTCGATCCGTCGAGCCAGCTCCAGATCGAATTTCGTGA